A stretch of Oryza brachyantha chromosome 4, ObraRS2, whole genome shotgun sequence DNA encodes these proteins:
- the LOC102721158 gene encoding E3 ubiquitin-protein ligase PUB23-like — translation MAMDPPPLFLCPISMELMEDPVTVATGVTYDRRSIERWFFKYGKTTCPATMQRLSSFDLTPNHTLKRVISSWLDRASSSSTADAPAPAPASHVMARDRLPSVLAGIEETPFKATALKNLKSCMAGDEAARDDFVACGGIQVLGRIMTQALAESCAGGDFSAFQTCEEAAAVLATLPLSDDASMELLLKPECMRPVSVLVQRGSAEARLHAMSMISKISRASVGDWTLEVDVDDMVRALLELLSDGASAKLTSRALDVLLDVTARSRGARRAKAVELGAVHVLVELLLEADRHVAERSLLLLKRICKCPEGRLAFSEHALAVAAVARAVLRVSGLATRLAVNVLWLVACAAAPAERVLDDMVVSGAVAKLLALMQMESSPSTKDKAAKMLRAHGAFWRQYPCFPTDLKDHLKFLN, via the coding sequence ATGGCAATggatcctcctcctctgttccTGTGCCCGATCTCGATGGAGCTAATGGAGGACCCCGTCACGGTGGCCACCGGCGTCACGTACGACCGCCGTAGCATCGAGCGGTGGTTCTTCAAGTACGGCAAGACGACGTGCCCGGCCACCATGCAGCGGCTTTCTTCCTTCGACCTCACTCCCAACCACACCCTCAAGCGCGTCATCTCGTCCTGGCTCGACCGCGCCTCGTCGTCGAGCACGGCcgacgcgccggcgccggcaccggcgTCGCACGTGATGGCGAGGGACAGGCTGCCGTCGGTGCTTGCTGGCATTGAGGAGACGCCGTTCAAGGCGACCGCGCTCAAGAACCTCAAGTCCTGcatggccggcgacgaggcggcgcgggACGACTTCGTCGCCTGCGGCGGCATTCAGGTGCTCGGCCGGATCATGACGCAGGCGCTGGCGGAGAGCTGCGCCGGCGGGGACTTCTCGGCGTTCCAGACGTgcgaggaggccgccgccgtcctcgccacGCTGCCGCTCTCCGACGACGCGTCGATGGAGCTCCTGCTCAAGCCGGAGTGCATGAGGCCCGTGTCAGTGCTCGTCCAGCGCGGCAGCGCCGAGGCGAGGCTGCACGCAATGTCCATGATCTCCAAGATCTCCAGGGCCAGCGTCGGCGACTGGACCCTGGaggtcgacgtcgacgacaTGGTCAGGGCCCTCCTAGAGCTCCTCTCCGACGGCGCCTCCGCGAAGCTCACCTCGCGCGCGCTGGACGTGCTCCTCGACGTCACGGCGCGGTCGCggggcgcgcgccgcgccaaGGCCGTGGAGCTGGGAGCCGTGCACGTCCTCGTCGAGCTCCTCCTGGAAGCCGACCGCCACGTCGCCGAGCGgtcgctcctcctcctgaAGCGCATCTGCAAGTGCCCCGAGGGCCGGCTGGCCTTCTCGGAGCACGCGCTGGCGGTGGCCGCGGTGGCGCGCGCCGTGCTGCGCGTGTCCGGGCTCGCCACCAGGCTGGCCGTCAACGTGCTGTGGCTGGtggcgtgcgccgccgcccccgccgagCGCGTGCTGGACGACATGGTGGTGAGCGGCGCCGTGGCGAAGCTGCTGGCGCTGATGCAGATGGAGAGCTCGCCGTCGACCAAGGACAAGGCGGCGAAGATGCTGCGAGCGCACGGCGCGTTCTGGAGGCAGTACCCTTGCTTCCCCACGGATCTCAAGGATCACCTCAAATTCCTCAACTGA